A single genomic interval of Hafnia alvei harbors:
- the codB gene encoding cytosine permease, with translation MSQDNNYSQGPVPQSARKGALALTFVMLGLTFFSASMWTGGALGTGLSYHDFFLAVLLGNLLLGIYTSILGYIGAKTGLTTHLLARFSFGVKGSWLPSLLLGGTQVGWFGVGVAMFAIPVGKATGLDINWLIAISGLLMTVTVFFGISALTVLSVIAVPAIACLGGYSVWLAVHGMGGLDALRSVVPAEPLDFNVALALVVGSFVSAGTLTADFVRFGRNAKMAVLISMVAFFLGNSLMFIFGAAGAAALGMADISDVMIAQGLLLPAIVVLGLNIWTTNDNALYASGLGFANITGMSSKTLSIINGIIGTICALWLYNNFVGWLTFLSAAIPPVGGVIIADYLMNRRRYEHFATARMMNVNWVAILAVALGIAAGHWLPGVVPVNAVLGGALSYLVLNPILNRKTAMTAVSTITNAEANGAE, from the coding sequence GTGTCGCAAGATAACAACTATAGTCAGGGGCCTGTACCGCAGTCGGCGCGGAAAGGGGCATTAGCATTGACGTTCGTCATGCTGGGATTAACCTTCTTTTCCGCCAGTATGTGGACCGGAGGCGCTCTCGGAACCGGTCTTAGTTATCATGATTTCTTCCTCGCAGTACTCCTCGGTAATCTTCTTCTCGGTATTTACACTTCTATTCTTGGTTACATCGGCGCTAAAACGGGCCTCACCACACATCTTCTTGCGCGATTCTCTTTTGGTGTTAAAGGCTCTTGGCTGCCATCACTGCTGCTGGGCGGAACGCAGGTAGGGTGGTTTGGCGTTGGCGTGGCGATGTTTGCCATTCCGGTAGGAAAAGCCACCGGGCTGGATATTAATTGGCTGATCGCGATCTCCGGCTTGCTGATGACGGTGACGGTGTTCTTTGGCATTTCAGCGTTGACGGTGCTTTCGGTGATTGCGGTTCCCGCCATTGCTTGCTTAGGGGGCTACTCAGTATGGCTCGCCGTGCATGGCATGGGCGGATTAGACGCGCTGAGGTCTGTGGTTCCGGCTGAGCCGTTAGATTTTAACGTTGCTTTGGCGCTGGTGGTGGGTTCTTTTGTCAGCGCAGGAACGCTAACCGCTGACTTTGTACGCTTTGGGCGTAATGCCAAAATGGCGGTGCTGATTTCGATGGTGGCGTTTTTCCTTGGGAACTCATTGATGTTTATTTTCGGCGCGGCCGGTGCGGCAGCATTGGGCATGGCGGATATCTCTGACGTCATGATTGCTCAAGGTCTGTTGCTACCCGCAATTGTGGTGCTGGGGCTAAATATCTGGACCACCAACGACAATGCGCTTTACGCCTCGGGATTGGGTTTTGCCAACATTACCGGTATGTCGAGTAAAACGCTGTCGATCATTAACGGTATCATCGGCACTATTTGCGCGCTGTGGCTGTATAACAATTTTGTTGGCTGGCTGACGTTCTTGTCTGCGGCTATTCCACCTGTTGGCGGAGTGATCATCGCTGACTATCTGATGAACCGTCGCCGCTATGAGCACTTTGCTACCGCGCGTATGATGAACGTAAACTGGGTGGCTATTCTGGCCGTCGCGCTGGGGATTGCTGCTGGCCATTGGCTACCGGGTGTGGTTCCGGTGAATGCGGTGCTGGGCGGGGCGCTAAGCTATCTGGTGCTTAATCCAATTCTAAATCGTAAAACTGCAATGACAGCAGTATCAACAATAACAAATGCGGAGGCAAACGGTGCCGAATAA